The following proteins are encoded in a genomic region of Longimicrobiaceae bacterium:
- a CDS encoding YtxH domain-containing protein, protein MRDYDDYPRIVIERESGGLGAFVWGALLGAGAALLLAPRTGAETQRELRERARRLRETAEGRVTEARDTVTGAVDRARGEVTDRISAVRDAIET, encoded by the coding sequence ATGAGGGACTACGACGACTACCCTCGCATCGTCATCGAGCGTGAGAGCGGGGGGCTGGGGGCGTTCGTCTGGGGCGCGCTGCTGGGCGCCGGCGCGGCGCTCCTGCTGGCGCCGCGCACCGGCGCGGAGACGCAGCGGGAGCTGCGCGAGCGCGCCCGCCGCCTGCGGGAGACCGCCGAGGGGCGGGTGACCGAGGCGCGGGACACCGTCACCGGGGCGGTGGACCGGGCCCGCGGCGAGGTCACCGACCGGATCTCCGCGGTGCGCGACGCGATCGAGACG
- a CDS encoding response regulator codes for MAARRILVIEDEQGARDALESLLAEDGYTVCTAATGRGALERLRDFAPDTVVCDFYLPDIDGLQVIREIRSGLPTEVTIIVITAGGAGEETENALRREADVFLQKPVNLSSFRRMLQISTPAPRHRELQSHL; via the coding sequence ATGGCGGCACGTAGAATCCTGGTTATCGAGGACGAGCAGGGCGCCCGGGATGCGCTCGAGAGCCTGCTCGCGGAGGACGGGTACACCGTCTGCACCGCGGCGACGGGGCGGGGCGCGCTGGAGCGCCTCCGCGACTTCGCCCCGGACACGGTGGTGTGCGACTTCTACCTCCCGGACATAGACGGTCTCCAGGTCATCCGGGAGATCCGGTCCGGGCTGCCCACCGAGGTGACGATCATCGTCATCACGGCCGGCGGCGCGGGCGAAGAGACGGAGAACGCGCTGCGGAGGGAGGCGGACGTCTTCCTCCAGAAGCCCGTGAACCTTTCCAGCTTTCGCCGGATGCTCCAGATTTCCACGCCGGCGCCGCGGCACCGGGAGCTGCAGTCCCATCTCTGA